In Anatilimnocola floriformis, a single window of DNA contains:
- a CDS encoding autotransporter-associated beta strand repeat-containing protein, protein ATVGSLTLNDSVLNLRKSLTAGDAGSRLVLNGNVTSTGTSSIIVETVSGTIGASNVELSGTAGAANRSFNVTGTLTVSAPIVNGAATPGSLTKTGAGTLVQSGVNTYSGTTNANAGVL, encoded by the coding sequence GGCTACCGTTGGTTCGCTCACGCTCAACGACAGCGTGCTCAACCTGCGAAAGAGCCTCACGGCGGGCGATGCTGGTTCGCGACTGGTGCTCAACGGCAACGTGACGTCGACCGGTACGTCGTCAATTATTGTCGAAACGGTCAGCGGTACGATCGGCGCGAGCAACGTCGAACTGAGCGGTACTGCCGGCGCGGCGAATCGTTCGTTCAATGTCACGGGGACGCTGACCGTGAGCGCGCCGATTGTGAATGGGGCGGCGACTCCGGGTTCGTTGACGAAGACCGGTGCGGGAACGCTGGTGCAGAGCGGCGTGAATACTTACAGCGGCACGACGAATGCCAACGCGGGGGTGTTGCA